A segment of the Nymphalis io chromosome 7, ilAglIoxx1.1, whole genome shotgun sequence genome:
catcaacgcccatagacattggcattgtatacCTGTACcataccttgggaatgaaatTGAAAGAtgttgtctcttgtgcctgtaattaacctttcaaaccggaacacaacaataccaagtactgctgttttgcggtagaatatctgatgagtgggtagtacgtacccagacgaacttgcacaaagacctaccacaaGTAAAAGAGTTGAAAATCCTAATTCGCAATGACAGGTCAGGCTTTGAAATCAgtgaagatttatttttatatgtaggcAAATCCGACAATAGGTTTCCTTCGAATGTTTTACTTCACAGGAGGTGCTTCTATACTTCATGTTAACGCCGGCCACGGAATTTATTATAAacccaaactaagcacatgaaaatccagaACTTCggttataattcaaatatctttttaaataataagtttttaattattatatcatttttcacTTCTGTAGGAaatggtttataaaataaaacacagtaCTCGTTTAAATGTTTATAGCATACACTTAATCTATGTAATGTTTGGAATATCTCCAATCCACCAAAACACTAAACTGTTTTCGGCATTAGTTGAATATTTCATATCACTATTTATGGATACATCTTTATCCAAATGTTTTACATTGTCAATATCCATCCCACCATCTTCAAGTGCTGATACAGGATCATTGATATGGTACTGGCCTGACCCCGTGGCTAGAATAGGCCTCAAAGGATGAATTGAGATGCTGTTGCAACAATCATTGTGTAGAGGAAACTGAAAAAGAAGAATATGATGtctgaattatttatttgaaaaccaTACATTGTGGAGGATAGACAGTTGACCAATtgataaaataacttttgtatatatatacatatattaagaaTTTTCCTCCATACAAaggttactataatatatagatacagATAGAAAAAATCTTATGCCACAGtaagaaaaagtttattatattgcaaaaataagacaaaacttaaaaacaataaaataaagtatataaagtggTATGATGTTCAAAATTGATAACTATTCACTTAAAGTTAGGATGagagttaattatataaataataactaaagatATAGAGAACAAgtataaaacaacaataacattgtttacagtaacagcctgttaatgtcccactgctgggctaaggcctcctctctcttttgaggagaaggtttggagcttattccaccacgctgctccaatgcgggttggtagaatacacatgtggcagaatttcaatgaaattagacacatgcaggtttcctcacgatgttttccttcaccgttaagcacgagatgaattataaacacaaattaagcacatgaaaattcagtggtgcttgcccgggtttgaacccacgatcatcggttaagattcacgcgttcttaccactaggccatctcggcttttttaattaataacattgtttatgccattcaaaatattcataatacaaATACTGCCTCACCTCAGTGATCTATGAAACTTACCCTGAAAGTTGCATTATCTTTTGAAACTTCAGTAACATTAATGCTTTCGCTCCAATTAACTGAGTCCACATCCCATACTTTAGTCACCCCGTCAGTTCCTCCAGTTACTAAATATTTACCACAGGAAGacacatcaaaatatattctttggTTTGTATCCACTACTCTGGTAAGGATGTTGAGTGGCCTTCTGTAGTACCGAATATCCCATACAAGTAGTCTATGATCTTTTCTAGCACCAGAAATTAATTTAAGGCCATCTGGAGTAAATTTTATGTGGGTCACACCacctgaaaacaaaaatattacatagtttatattatcaaaattaaggTTAATCGATCAAAATGCAAGAGATtatcaaataaacataaaattaatctaattataattatataaacggtAAAAATTGACACAAGATCTTCAAGAACATCTATCATAACTATTTTGCCTAGTTGAAATTGGGAAAAGGAGGGTTGGTAAGAAGCACTTCTCGTCCAtcacaaacacaaaaataaaaatttcagttGCCgactatttttagatttttttttatatttgaagatatataatttttaatttaatacgttttacatgataaataatatagtaagtcAAAGCAACTATTGACCAAAACAGTATTTGGGATTTTTGTGGTTTATTCGatctttaagttattatttccTAAAGAAGCGCTCCATgaaccataatattttttactcacGATTATATTACTCTTAATAGACTTttatataagtacttatttaatttggttcacTGTGCGCATCTATCCTAAACGGAAAAATATACGTTGCGCGTGAGTATCAGTTGCCGTTTTTTTGCCGCGCTCAAAAAGTATTAGTGTAAAGTGTAGATATCAATATTGAGTTCGGAAATCATTGTGAATATTTTTGGATATCTTgataattaatagaaatatgaaTAGAAACATTTTATCGATACTTAGAAGTTCTAAAAACAGTGATATATACAGAGTGGTTTTAAATATAGATCATATGCAACTCATATTGCTcggctcaaaatcaaaatactccTGTCTCATCTTCCATAATAACAAGAATTTTTGCTTCAACAAATACTGGCGACGACACTACGAAAAACCCTAATACACTTAGTTGTTGATAGATCAATTAAGTGTATTATAAAGAGTCTCAAACTTACTGATTATTTTCGATTGTTGATTATTTCCCATACTTGGAATATTCAattcattgtaataataatttattttatcttaatcttGCATTGagaatactaattataattgatttttgtGCTAAAACAAATGACAGCAGTGTTTATTTGAAGAAATGttcataaaatctatattaagttttttttttatttattactataattaccaactttttacttaaaataattatttttcatgtttgttataatatctgctactaaataaaattgatattacatTAAGTAGCTGATGGGCGAAAAATGCCCTTATCAACCGTCCTggattataacaaatattcattatttttcaagTTACTCGAAATATTGCAATCATTCACTTGGTAGACAAAGTATACAGTGAAaagccttattttttatttttaaatatttaaatattattttaagttcaaGTAttcacttcatatttattttcaattaaatccatagtcaataaatttaaaatgattttatttatttatgttgataaatatttaatatcatattaataagtatttttatattaaaaacaattaccaGTATGCCCATGCATTTTGCCAATGCTTTTATAAGTCCCTAACTCACTCATGTTGAAAAGACTGATAGTGGTATTCCATGAACCTATGGCTAGGAGATTTCTATCTGTAGCCAGACATGAAGCTGGTGAATTTGTCTTGTGTTCTCCAAAGTCTCTTCCTGGTCTGGAAATAAAATGATGccttacttaataattattaaaaaaaaaaatgctttagaATAGaagtttgaatataatttaagttctctaaataaattaatatcactaatgctcaacaaaaatataaaatagaaaaatataaataacaatacctATCAACATCAAATGTGCGTAACATCTTTTTATATCCTGCAATAATTTTAGTGCCTTCTGGATTAAATGTGACTGATAAAGCTGGTTCCATCTCATCAACTGCATTAAACCCACGGTACGAAGCTCTTAGAGATCCATCAAAAGCATCCCACATCTGCACTGGGTCATTTTGTCTTGTTGTTAACCAGCTTTaagataaacaatttaaaataatttaatccttttggtattttgtataaaaagatgTAAGCTCAGGATTTGTCatcagttttaaaattaaataacataccaGCAAGTTTCAGGGACATTACTATTCATTCCAGGGTACCAACAGAAGTCATAGACTAGACCAGCTTCTTTGACATGAATTACTGACTCTAAAACATCTATTGTCCTTTCAGGATGAACAGAGCCAAAGTATAGGTCTTTAGGAAGTTCTGTAATGTGTACTCCATCATTGTTCACTACAGTTAAACAGCATGTCCCATCTGGGGACCATTTGCATCCACGTAAATAaggttgtatattattttttgctcTACAAGAACGAGACCAAGAAGAGTTGCAAAGTTCTAATAAAGTTTTGCTTGAAAATAACTTTGGGTACTGAAAAAAATCGGCTGCAGTGGCTACATTTGTTTCAATGTTTATGTTATCATTTTGATTAGTATCAGATTGATTGGGAGGGTCCAAGCTTGCATCTATATCCATTACGATTTTcctattacaatattataaataagaaatgcattatatacttaacataatatacaataaggattcaatatataataaagctgtTAACATCGATTACTTTGTTAACTATAACTATTCAGTGTACAACATTTAACAACTTAACACTGTTttgaaaaaagttattgatttctttaaaattgtattgtcAAAATTTAAAGTCAAATCTCACTTTTTCCCCTATTTCTAGATAGGCAAACGCCTATCCATACAGCCTCAAGTAAttgcaaaatttcaataattaaaataaaccataataaataaataaaccgtaATTTGGCcgttcatattaaaattaaataagtgagAAACCAAAAATGGAAGGCATATTTACAGTAAAGATGATCAATAAAACAACGCCGAGTGAAGATTTCAATATATTAgttatagaaaattaattaacagcttacagtgaaaatatattttataaagaatttgttttaattacatttaacataaccttttcctcaaaaagggagaggaggccttaacccagcagtgggacattcacaaactgttactgttacatttaTACGgcgtgttatttaattattaacacttAGTATTTTTTCCATAATCTTCAGtctctttgtattttttttttctaaaacacaGTATCATCTTGTACCTAGTTATATCAACTATTATAATTCGTAAAAATTCGTGTAAGTGAAAGTGCCaataattgttacatttatacggcgtattatttaattattaacactttaagttattttttccaTAATCTTCAGtctctttgtatttttttttaaaaacacagTATCATCTTGTACCTAGTTATATCAACTATTATAATTCGTAGAAATTCGTGTAAGTGAAAGTGCCAATAGTTGGCAAATGACGTAAATTATTTTCCTTGCTCCAATATTTTGTCTGTTTTCGTTATCATCttagagaaataaaataaaaataaaaaaattaacgaatttaataatgttctacataccatataaatatttatagcaatCTAAAAATTAAGCACGTAATGGCCTTACTTACCTATCATTACATCACCAGCAGTCAGCTGCTTATCTGTCATTTTCTGTCACTGACATTTAATCAATCATTGTTTATCATTCGTTCAGTTTAGTCGTCAGGCATTTTATATACGGGGAAAAatacgtaatataattaaaatataatgaataatagcaacaaatttaaaagtactgtCAACGTAAACTAAATATTTCTGACACTGACCTTCACAAACAGTATTCTACGAACATTACGATGTCATTTGCTTGCggaatgttttgtaaa
Coding sequences within it:
- the LOC126769596 gene encoding telomerase Cajal body protein 1 homolog; translation: MDIDASLDPPNQSDTNQNDNINIETNVATAADFFQYPKLFSSKTLLELCNSSWSRSCRAKNNIQPYLRGCKWSPDGTCCLTVVNNDGVHITELPKDLYFGSVHPERTIDVLESVIHVKEAGLVYDFCWYPGMNSNVPETCCWLTTRQNDPVQMWDAFDGSLRASYRGFNAVDEMEPALSVTFNPEGTKIIAGYKKMLRTFDVDRPGRDFGEHKTNSPASCLATDRNLLAIGSWNTTISLFNMSELGTYKSIGKMHGHTGGVTHIKFTPDGLKLISGARKDHRLLVWDIRYYRRPLNILTRVVDTNQRIYFDVSSCGKYLVTGGTDGVTKVWDVDSVNWSESINVTEVSKDNATFRFPLHNDCCNSISIHPLRPILATGSGQYHINDPVSALEDGGMDIDNVKHLDKDVSINSDMKYSTNAENSLVFWWIGDIPNIT